A window of Carassius carassius unplaced genomic scaffold, fCarCar2.1 SCAFFOLD_99, whole genome shotgun sequence contains these coding sequences:
- the LOC132134169 gene encoding uncharacterized protein LOC132134169, translating into MASESDNQKSDRRIVHCLLCEKPQEMLTTHLSRVCMKKSTPKERLEEAKRAKESTKVWTREARNWDYKEMVKRYPHRPSRLALLEELRQRKFFVANAPNQADLEPEETSTSTAAVPTSGVSSQAASGVLVAEDSSSEGSTTDPSDRTWQRDQAQPSTSVRVKMMNKGLYEKFPAEEPMLTDFKGYLINTLQVPNCQQEVDNVSRMLRYIQPSGDEVRLDFLLKSTETKDYLTQLRLADMGPATILNYIKNMIRFVTYLKTHLNLGAADADFYRKCQAYIDLLTFLRKPVAKWNSNVTCKTRYLRFLEGEKRLQECQAVLRKAKKDMLFVYGRLLEGDHVASDEKTIFRYYCEAILILGHFQRPGVVEGITTAEWDERKKSVGKVRVAVSEHKTATMQIAVFDLTMEEAAMLDAYYTWIRPYCIRPDVDHGNRLFVSSSGTKIRSATNDLSRLHTHYKLPNIKSQQIRRTVKTDVAANFSDEQKGSVAHYMAHSTAVANQHYRMMTLDSVVATANLLSSLTRSSSDDSGEEGAQAKKRRRVEEAGSPTPDFDDFLQAFPVGITGHPPNKTQRAKAGFPTDRVFYDKWRALQYSKREKHLLSKCSRYAPTASKVAKIIETEGWTANHPRPEDIMAKWRPLSRAQVQSDPAIIRGVTSQKWTGLAVKDFGEQKGVVATKAFRKGSILCDLHGKVITGAEGREMAERQGELGHLFFFKHGSEEVCIDAETFPCECHPSLESTGRWITHSKKKFNVQPRHCIVKLQEGDRHVLLFQATKDILKDEKIRFNHSIKKRSFRGEEVELEWLDV; encoded by the exons ATGGCATCAGAATCCGACAA CCAGAAATCTGACCGTCGCATTGTTCACTGCCTGCTGTGTGAAAAACCACAGGAAATGCTGACGACGCATCTGAGCAGGGTCTGCATGAAAAAAAGTACACCCAAAGAACGGCTGGAGGAGGCAAAGAGGGCCAAGGAGTCCACCAAGGTGTGGACACGGGAAGCCAGAAACTGGGACTACAAGGAGATGGTTAAACGTTACCCCCACAGACCATCTAGGCTGGCTCTTCTGGAAGAGCTGCGCCAAAGAAAGTTTTTCGTGGCCAATGCTCCTAACCAGGCAGACCTGGAACCCGAAGAGACATCCACCAGCACAGCTGCCGTTCCCACATCCGGTGTCAGCTCTCAAGCGGCTAGTGGTGTCTTGGTGGCGGAGGACagcagctctgaaggcagcaccACTGATCCAAGTGACCGAACATGGCAGAG agaTCAAGCGCAGCCCAGCACAAGTGTCCGGGTCAAAATGATGAACAAGGGGCTCTATGAAAAATTCCCTGCAGAAGAGCCCATGTTGACGGACTTCAAGGGCTATTTGATCAACACCCTGCAGGTCCCAAACTGCCAGCAGGAG GTAGACAACGTCTCCAGGATGCTGAGATACATCCAGCCAAGTGGGGATGAAGTCCGCTTAGACTTCCTGCTAAAGTCCACTGAAACCAAGGACTACCTCACCCAACTACGGCTCGCTGACATGGGCCCGGCCACCATACTGAACTACATCAAGAACATGATCAGGTTTGTAACGTATCTGAAGACCCACCTCAACTTGGGTGCAGCAGATGCTGACTTCTACAGGAAGTGCCAAGCCTACATCGACCTCCTCACTTTCCTCAGAAAGCCAGTGGCCAAGTGGAACAGCAACGTCACTTGTAAAACCAG GTATCTACGGTTCCTTGAGGGTGAGAAGAGGCTTCAGGAGTGCCAGGCAGTCCTCCGAAAGGCCAAGAAAGACATGCTGTTCGTTTATGGGAGGCTGCTGGAAGGTGACCACGTGGCTTCAGATGAAAAGACCATCTTCCGCTACTACTGTGAAGCAATCCTGATCCTCGGTCACTTCCAGAGACCAGGAGTGGTGGAGGGAATAACA acagcaGAGTGGGATGAAAGGAAAAAATCTGTGGGAAAGGTGCGTGTGGCTGTGAGCGAACACAAGACTGCGACAATGCAGATCGCTGTGTTTGACCTAACAATGGAGGAGGCAGCA ATGCTGGACGCATACTACACCTGGATCCGCCCTTACTGCATCCGGCCAGATGTAGATCATGGAAACAGGCTGTTTGTTTCATCATCGGGCACGAAGATCAGGAGTGCAACCAATGACCTCTCTCGTCTGCACACACA CTACAAACTGCCCAACATCAAAAGCCAGCAGATACGCAGGACCGTGAAGACAGATGTGGCTGCAAACTTCTCAGATGAGCAGAAGGGGTCTGTCGCACACTACATGGCCCATTCGACGGCAGTGGCAAATCAGCACTACCGAATGATGACCCTGGACAGTGTGGTGGCAACCGCAAACCTGCTCAGCTCCCTGACGCG CTCCTCTTCTGATGACTCTGGTGAAGAGGGTGCCCAGGCAAAGAAGAGAAGGCGAGTGGAAGAGGCGGGCAGCCCAACACCAGACTTTGACGATTTCCTACAGGCCTTCCCTGTAGGAATCACTGGCCACCCACCCAACAAAACCCAGAGAGCAAAAGCTGGGTTCCCCACCGACAGAGTCTTTTATGACAAGTGGAGAGCTCTGCAGTACAGCAAGCGGGAGAAACATCTTTTGT CAAAATGCTCAAGATATGCCCCAACTGCATCGAAGGTGGCTAAAATCATAGAGACAGAGGGGTGGACGGCCAATCATCCCCGCCCAGAGGACATCATGGCAAAGTGGAGGCCACTCAGCAGAGCACAGGTGCAGAGTGACCCGGCCATCATCAGGGGGGTGACCAGTCAGAAATGGACTGGTCTGGCTGTGAAGGATTTTGGGGAGCAGAAGG GAGTTGTTGCAACCAAGGCCTTCAGGAAGGGCTCCATCCTGTGTGATTTGCATGGAAAGGTGATCACAGGTGCTGAGGGCAGGGAGATGGCAGAGAGGCAGGGCGAGCTGGGCCACCTGTTTTTCTTTAAACATGGCAGTGAGGAAGTCTGCATCGATGCGGAGACCTTCCCCTGTGAGTGCCACCCGTCTCTGGAAAGCACAGGGAGATGGATTACACACTCCAAGAAGAAGTTCAATGTGCAGCCACGCCACTGCATAGTGAAGCTTCAAGAAGGAGACAGGCACGTCCTGCTCTTTCAGGCTACAAAGGACATTCTCAAAGATGAGAAGATCCGTTTCAACCACAGCATAAAAAAGAGGTCTTTTCGTGGGGAGGAAGTGGAGCTGGAGTGGCTGGATGTCTGA